One stretch of Heptranchias perlo isolate sHepPer1 chromosome 41, sHepPer1.hap1, whole genome shotgun sequence DNA includes these proteins:
- the LOC137305956 gene encoding uncharacterized protein, producing MDVSALYTSIPHDDGIAATASILNTNNSQSPDAILQLIRFILDHNVFTFDNQFFTQTHGTAMGTKFAPQYANIFMHKFEQDFFTAQDLQPMLYTRYIDNIFFLWTHGEESLKRLHDNINKFHPTIKLTMDYSSESVSFLDTRISIKDGHLSTSLYRKPTDNLTMLHFSSFHPNHVKEAIPYGLALRIHRVCSDEEERDGHLQTLKDALVRTGYDARLIDRQFRRATAKNRVDLLRRLTRDATNRVPFVVQYFPGAEKLRHVLRSLQHVINDDEHLAKAIPTPPLLAFKQPPNLKQTIVRSKLPSLQENSVHDTTQPCHGNLCKTCQIIDTDTTITREDTTHQVHGSYSCDSANVVYLIRCRKGYPRAWYIGETMQTLRQRMNGHRATIAKQEGSLPVGEHFSSHGHSSTDLRVSVLQGGLRDTRQRKIVEQKLIAKFRTHEDGLNRDLGFMSHYT from the coding sequence atggacgtctcggcactatacaccagtatcccccacgatgacggcatcgctgcgacagcatcaatactcaacaccaacaacagccaatctccagatgccatcctacaactcatccgcttcatcctggatcacaatgtcttcaccttcgataaccagttctttacccaaacacacggaacagccatggggaccaaatttgcaccccaatacgccaacattttcatgcacaagttcgagcaggacttcttcactgcacaggacctccaaccaatgctatacaccagatacatcgacaacattttctttctatggacccacggtgaggaatcactaaagagactacacgataacatcaacaagttccatcccaccatcaagctcaccatggactactcctcagaatcagtttctttcttggacacacgaatctccatcaaagacgggcacctcagcacctcactctaccgcaagcccacagacaacctcacgatgctccacttttccagcttccaccctaaccacgtcaaagaggccatcccctatggactggccctgcgaatacacagggtctgctcagacgaggaggaacgcgatggacacctacagacactgaaagacgccctagtaagaacgggatatgatgctcgactcatcgatcgacagttccgacgggccacagcgaaaaatcgcgtagacctcctcagaagactaacacgggacgcaaccaacagagtacccttcgtcgtccagtacttccccggagcggagaaactacgccatgttctccgcagccttcaacatgtcatcaatgacgacgaacacctcgctaaggccatccccacacctccactactcgcctttaaacagccacccaacctcaaacaaaccatcgttcgcagcaaattacccagccttcaggagaacagcgtccacgacaccacacaaccctgccacggtaacctctgcaagacatgccagatcatcgacacagataccaccatcacacgagaggacaccacccaccaggtgcacggttcatactcctgtgactcggccaacgttgtctacctcatacgttgcaggaaaggataccccagagcatggtacattggcgagaccatgcagacgctgcgacaaaggatgaacggacaccgcgcaacaatcgccaaacaggagggttctctccctgtcggggaacacttcagcagtcatggacattcatccaccgaccttcgggtaagcgttctccaaggcggccttcgagacacacgacaacgcaaaatcgtcgagcagaaattgattgccaagttccgcacccatgaggacggcctcaaccgggatcttgggttcatgtcacactacacgtaa